The following proteins are co-located in the Acidimicrobiales bacterium genome:
- a CDS encoding TatD family hydrolase, which yields MAESPAGLWWADQHCHLRRDTASEQVAEANDAGVDILVTVGTDLESSRLAIEMAGQFDGVWATVGLHPHDAKDGLDGIEELLGSPKVVAVGECGLDYYYEHSPRDTQREVFAAQIAMAHRHGLPLVIHSRDAWDDTFEVLAAEGAPEHTVMHCFTGGPDEARRSLDLGAHLSFSGIVSFPNAPGVREAAALCPADRYLVETDSPYLAPVPHRGRKNRPALLPHVGEAVAEARGATVEVVASQSRATARGFYRLA from the coding sequence GTGGCCGAGTCGCCGGCCGGCCTCTGGTGGGCCGACCAGCACTGTCATCTGCGGCGTGACACCGCGTCGGAGCAGGTGGCCGAGGCGAACGACGCCGGGGTCGACATCCTCGTCACCGTCGGCACCGACCTGGAGAGCTCGCGCCTGGCGATCGAGATGGCCGGGCAGTTCGACGGGGTGTGGGCGACCGTCGGGCTGCATCCCCACGACGCCAAGGACGGACTCGACGGGATCGAGGAACTGCTGGGGTCGCCCAAGGTGGTGGCGGTGGGGGAGTGCGGGCTCGACTACTACTACGAGCACTCACCCCGTGACACTCAGCGCGAGGTGTTCGCCGCCCAGATCGCGATGGCGCATCGCCACGGGCTGCCGCTTGTCATCCACTCGCGCGATGCCTGGGACGACACCTTCGAGGTGCTGGCCGCGGAAGGTGCGCCCGAGCACACGGTGATGCACTGCTTCACCGGTGGGCCCGACGAGGCGCGGCGCAGCCTCGACCTCGGGGCGCACCTCTCCTTCAGCGGGATCGTGTCGTTCCCCAACGCGCCCGGGGTGCGCGAGGCGGCCGCGCTGTGCCCGGCCGATCGGTACCTGGTCGAGACCGACTCGCCCTACCTCGCGCCGGTGCCCCACCGGGGTCGCAAGAACCGCCCGGCCCTGCTGCCGCACGTGGGCGAGGCGGTGGCCGAGGCACGGGGCGCGACCGTCGAGGTCGTCGCGTCGCAGTCCCGCGCCACCGCGCGTGGCTTCTACCGGTTGGCCTGA
- the murJ gene encoding murein biosynthesis integral membrane protein MurJ, which produces MADASESTQATAGGSGGAPTRGALVRSSALVAVGTGLSRVTGLVRVFALLYALNQTWLTDVYNVANTMPNLVYELLLGGILSATLVPVFTERVKKEDGGTSAVVSTAALVLVVVAVVGIIAAPWIIAGFALALENPSAAELASYREVGTTLLRFFMPQVLFYGLITVVTAMLHARRHYLAPAYAPVLNNLVVSAMFLSLPTLVGRGVGEPGALVQAVGDTTLLLLLGLGTTAGVVAMAFAMVPALVRQRVPLRFNPDFRHPAVKTVVGLSGWTVGYVAANQMALLTVMWLAQTQPAGHLTAYTVAFIFFQLPHGLFAVSIMTTFMPELTRSAQDGDAAAFGERFTLGVRLMALVLLPASLGYLALSLPIVALLPITRGAPASVTAGVVATLAIGLFGFSVYLFALRGFYARKNTRTPFLLNLTENGLNVALAVPLVVWLGVQGLGLAYSAAYLVGAVLAVRSLSKAVGGLGLRSVVGPVVRMGLAAGVCGLAAWAVSQPLASTGPVAQIAVGVPVGVVVYGTALIALRVDEIATARRLISFRLRARSAS; this is translated from the coding sequence ATGGCCGATGCGTCCGAGTCCACCCAGGCGACCGCCGGCGGGTCCGGCGGCGCCCCGACCCGCGGCGCGCTGGTGCGGTCGAGCGCGCTGGTGGCGGTGGGCACCGGCCTGTCGCGGGTCACCGGGCTGGTCCGGGTCTTCGCGCTGCTCTACGCCCTGAACCAGACGTGGCTCACCGACGTCTACAACGTCGCCAACACCATGCCGAACCTGGTGTACGAGCTGCTGCTCGGCGGCATCCTGTCGGCCACGCTCGTGCCGGTCTTCACCGAACGGGTGAAGAAGGAGGACGGCGGCACCTCGGCGGTGGTCTCGACCGCCGCGCTGGTGCTCGTGGTGGTTGCGGTCGTCGGCATCATCGCCGCCCCGTGGATCATCGCCGGGTTCGCCCTCGCGCTCGAGAACCCGTCGGCGGCCGAGCTTGCCTCCTACCGCGAGGTCGGCACCACTCTGCTGCGGTTCTTCATGCCCCAGGTGCTGTTCTACGGGCTGATCACCGTGGTGACCGCCATGTTGCACGCCCGGCGCCACTACCTCGCTCCCGCCTACGCACCGGTGCTGAACAACCTGGTGGTGTCGGCGATGTTCCTGTCGCTTCCCACGCTGGTCGGCCGCGGGGTCGGCGAGCCCGGAGCGCTGGTGCAGGCGGTGGGCGACACCACCTTGCTCCTGCTGCTCGGTCTCGGCACCACCGCCGGTGTGGTGGCCATGGCCTTCGCCATGGTGCCGGCGCTGGTGCGCCAGCGGGTGCCGCTGCGGTTCAACCCCGACTTCCGACACCCGGCGGTGAAGACCGTCGTCGGCCTGTCGGGGTGGACTGTCGGCTATGTCGCCGCCAACCAGATGGCGCTGTTGACGGTCATGTGGCTGGCCCAGACCCAGCCGGCCGGGCACCTGACCGCCTACACGGTGGCCTTCATCTTCTTCCAGCTGCCCCACGGCCTGTTCGCCGTGTCGATCATGACCACCTTCATGCCCGAGCTGACCCGGTCCGCACAGGACGGTGACGCCGCCGCGTTCGGCGAGCGGTTCACCCTCGGGGTGCGCCTCATGGCCCTGGTGCTGCTGCCCGCGTCGTTGGGGTACCTGGCTCTGTCGCTCCCGATCGTCGCGCTGTTGCCCATCACGCGGGGGGCGCCCGCCTCGGTCACCGCCGGCGTGGTCGCCACCCTGGCGATCGGCCTGTTCGGGTTCTCGGTCTATCTGTTCGCGCTCCGCGGCTTCTACGCCCGCAAGAACACCAGGACCCCGTTCCTGCTCAACCTCACCGAGAACGGGCTCAACGTGGCCCTGGCGGTGCCGCTGGTCGTGTGGCTGGGGGTTCAGGGGTTGGGTCTGGCCTACTCGGCGGCGTACCTGGTGGGGGCCGTGCTCGCGGTCCGGTCCCTGTCCAAGGCGGTCGGAGGGCTGGGCCTGCGGTCGGTCGTCGGGCCCGTGGTGCGGATGGGGCTCGCGGCCGGCGTGTGCGGGCTCGCGGCCTGGGCGGTCTCCCAGCCGCTCGCCTCGACCGGCCCGGTCGCCCAGATCGCGGTCGGTGTCCCGGTCGGTGTCGTCGTCTATGGCACGGCCCTGATCGCGCTGCGGGTCGACGAGATCGCCACCGCCCGCCGCCTCATCTCCTTCCGCCTCCGTGCCCGCTCGGCGAGCTGA
- a CDS encoding transglycosylase family protein: MVRGPVVRRRERRRLAVAVISTMMAVPLLLVEVAPGADASPDSELAAFVVDELAMVAPPDRFDIGMAGSASALGQPRSVGSITGDDLAAPRLVSTLSNGDALRAQAEAEAAEEAARQAEAERQRRLAEQEAAEEAERAQRRAEAERRAAEEAAAQADAQARAEADAAAGSGTTASGGPTPEQWHSLRMCESANNYQAVSGNGLYFGAYQFYPGTWDSTARHAGRSDLVGVRPDHAAPADQDAMAQALYQRRGSRPWPHCGVHLR, from the coding sequence GTGGTCCGTGGTCCCGTCGTTCGTCGGCGGGAGCGGCGGCGCCTGGCCGTCGCGGTGATCTCCACCATGATGGCGGTACCGCTGCTGCTGGTCGAGGTCGCCCCGGGGGCGGACGCGTCGCCCGACTCCGAGCTAGCCGCCTTCGTCGTCGACGAGCTTGCGATGGTCGCCCCCCCGGACCGCTTCGACATCGGGATGGCCGGATCCGCTTCCGCGCTCGGCCAGCCCCGCTCGGTCGGTTCGATCACCGGCGACGACCTGGCCGCCCCCCGTCTGGTCTCCACCCTGTCCAACGGTGACGCCCTGCGTGCCCAGGCCGAAGCCGAGGCCGCCGAGGAAGCGGCCCGACAGGCCGAGGCGGAGCGCCAGCGCCGCCTCGCCGAGCAGGAGGCCGCCGAGGAAGCCGAGCGTGCCCAGCGTCGGGCCGAGGCCGAGCGCCGGGCGGCCGAAGAGGCGGCGGCACAGGCCGATGCCCAGGCCCGGGCCGAAGCCGACGCCGCAGCCGGGTCCGGCACCACCGCTTCCGGTGGACCGACCCCCGAGCAGTGGCACTCGCTGCGCATGTGCGAATCGGCCAACAACTACCAGGCCGTCAGCGGCAACGGTCTCTACTTCGGTGCCTACCAGTTCTATCCCGGCACCTGGGACAGCACCGCACGCCACGCCGGCCGAAGCGACCTGGTGGGCGTCCGTCCCGACCACGCGGCGCCCGCCGACCAGGACGCCATGGCCCAGGCGCTCTACCAGCGTCGTGGAAGCCGCCCGTGGCCGCACTGCGGCGTTCATCTGCGCTGA
- a CDS encoding DUF393 domain-containing protein — protein MLIFDGDCGFCTTSAHWIERRLPDDVEVVAWQFVDDLGALGLTVDEANAKVWWITPDGRRHGGHLAIGHALRSTGGFWGLIGTMLVTPPVSWLAAPVYALVARYRHRMPGGTPACRIDPPG, from the coding sequence GTGCTGATCTTCGACGGCGACTGCGGGTTCTGCACCACCTCCGCCCACTGGATCGAACGCCGGCTCCCCGACGACGTCGAGGTGGTGGCCTGGCAGTTCGTCGATGACCTCGGCGCGCTCGGCCTCACCGTCGACGAGGCCAACGCCAAGGTGTGGTGGATCACCCCCGACGGCCGGCGTCACGGCGGACACCTGGCCATCGGCCATGCCCTGCGCAGCACGGGTGGATTCTGGGGTCTGATCGGGACGATGCTGGTCACCCCGCCGGTCTCGTGGCTGGCCGCTCCCGTCTACGCGCTCGTCGCCCGCTACCGCCACCGCATGCCGGGCGGCACTCCGGCCTGCCGGATCGACCCGCCAGGCTGA
- the metG gene encoding methionine--tRNA ligase: MTDRFYVTTPIYYVNDAPHIGHAYTTVIADSLARWHRLLGDETFFLTGTDEHGLKVKRSADEAGVTPQEQADLNANRFRETWDALGISYDDFIRTTEPRHHRAVQALLQAVYDNGWIEKGTYEGLYCVSCEAYYNDDDLLDGNCPVHGRPVEFLQEENYFFKLSAFAGRLEEWLSSDELAVIPDGKRREALGLVRHGLDDVSITRTSLDWGVQVPWDDDHVFYVWYDALINYATAVGYGTDDERFTRWWPHTLHLLAKDILRFHCVYWPAMLMAAGIEPMPRLAVHGYLLLGGEKLSKTVHGPAKLTDIAPARLVEDFGVDGFRYHLLRDTPFGPDGDFSYEGMVARYNSDLANNLGNLLSRVATVVAKKCDGVGPAPRPDGPLAEIVAEAYRDAAEAWAGVAPSIALDATWRIVRETNAHLEANEPWKTDPGPEVDAVMGDALEALRIVAILASPALPGTCEAIWQRIGLGGSPLDQRLPAAAEWGQYPGDLSVEKGAPLFPRIKAEA; encoded by the coding sequence GTGACAGACCGCTTCTATGTGACGACGCCGATCTACTACGTGAACGACGCGCCCCACATCGGGCACGCCTACACGACGGTGATCGCCGACTCGCTCGCCCGTTGGCACCGCCTGCTCGGCGACGAGACCTTCTTTCTCACCGGCACCGACGAGCACGGGTTGAAGGTGAAGCGCTCGGCCGACGAGGCGGGGGTGACACCGCAGGAGCAGGCCGACCTCAACGCCAACCGCTTTCGCGAGACCTGGGACGCCCTCGGCATCTCCTACGACGACTTCATCCGCACCACCGAGCCGCGGCATCACCGGGCGGTGCAGGCGTTGCTGCAAGCGGTCTATGACAACGGGTGGATCGAGAAGGGCACCTACGAGGGTCTCTACTGCGTGTCGTGCGAGGCCTACTACAACGACGACGACCTCCTCGACGGCAACTGCCCGGTCCACGGCCGGCCCGTCGAGTTCCTCCAGGAGGAGAACTACTTCTTCAAGCTCTCGGCCTTCGCCGGGCGGCTCGAGGAGTGGCTCAGCTCCGACGAGCTGGCGGTCATCCCCGACGGCAAGCGCCGCGAGGCGCTCGGTCTGGTCCGTCACGGTCTCGACGACGTGTCGATCACCCGCACGTCACTCGACTGGGGCGTGCAGGTCCCGTGGGACGACGACCACGTCTTCTACGTCTGGTACGACGCGCTCATCAACTACGCCACCGCGGTGGGCTACGGCACCGACGACGAGCGCTTCACCCGATGGTGGCCGCACACCCTGCACCTGCTGGCCAAGGACATCCTCCGGTTCCACTGCGTGTACTGGCCGGCGATGCTGATGGCGGCGGGGATCGAGCCGATGCCGCGCCTGGCTGTGCACGGCTACCTGCTGCTCGGCGGCGAGAAGCTGTCCAAGACCGTGCACGGTCCGGCGAAGCTCACCGACATCGCACCCGCACGCCTGGTCGAGGACTTCGGTGTCGACGGGTTCCGCTACCACCTGCTGCGCGACACCCCGTTCGGACCCGACGGCGACTTCTCCTACGAGGGCATGGTCGCCCGCTACAACTCCGACCTGGCCAACAACCTCGGCAACCTGCTGTCGCGGGTCGCCACGGTCGTGGCCAAGAAGTGCGACGGCGTCGGACCGGCACCACGTCCCGACGGTCCCCTCGCCGAGATCGTCGCCGAGGCCTACCGCGACGCGGCGGAGGCGTGGGCGGGGGTCGCCCCCTCGATCGCGCTCGACGCCACCTGGCGGATCGTGCGCGAGACCAACGCCCACCTCGAGGCCAACGAACCGTGGAAGACCGATCCCGGTCCCGAGGTCGATGCGGTCATGGGCGACGCCCTGGAGGCATTGCGGATCGTCGCCATCCTGGCCAGCCCCGCGCTGCCGGGCACCTGCGAGGCGATCTGGCAGCGCATCGGGTTGGGCGGGTCACCGCTCGATCAGCGTCTGCCCGCCGCCGCCGAATGGGGTCAGTACCCCGGCGACCTGTCGGTCGAGAAGGGCGCGCCGCTGTTCCCCCGCATCAAGGCCGAGGCCTGA
- the ychF gene encoding redox-regulated ATPase YchF produces the protein MERFGFVGLPNAGKSSLYNALAGGGALAAPYAFATTDPNVGVAKVFDQRLDALATMSNSRSVVPASVQFTDIGGLVEGASRGEGLGNRFLGGIREVDAIVYVLRAFADTDVPGPSDPLEHLRVIEIELTLADLETVESQVTKRRKALKGDKGLADEVAALDEAIGVLAEGTPIYRSDLSASSRRLLRPYFLLTNKPVLAVVNIGEDDIERVDEVVAPVVAELGERAEVIGACVQLEAEAALMEPDERREVLDALGLGEGALPRFVRAAYHALGLRTFLTTGEKETRAWTFRAGSKAPQAAGRIHTDFERGFIRAEVIHWDELLEIGSWSKARDVGKLRVEGKDYEVQDGDVVEIRFNV, from the coding sequence ATGGAACGATTCGGGTTCGTCGGCCTCCCCAACGCGGGGAAGTCGTCGCTGTACAACGCGCTGGCGGGCGGCGGTGCCCTCGCCGCGCCCTACGCCTTCGCCACCACCGATCCCAACGTGGGGGTGGCCAAGGTCTTCGACCAGCGGCTCGACGCGTTGGCGACCATGAGCAACTCGAGAAGCGTCGTGCCGGCCAGCGTGCAGTTCACCGACATCGGGGGGCTGGTCGAGGGGGCGAGCAGGGGAGAGGGGCTCGGCAACCGCTTCCTGGGCGGGATCCGCGAGGTCGACGCCATCGTCTATGTGCTGCGGGCCTTCGCCGACACCGACGTTCCCGGTCCGTCCGACCCGCTCGAGCACCTCCGGGTGATCGAGATCGAGCTGACCCTCGCCGACCTCGAGACCGTCGAGTCCCAGGTCACCAAGCGCCGCAAGGCCCTCAAGGGCGACAAGGGCCTGGCCGACGAGGTGGCGGCGCTCGACGAGGCGATCGGGGTCCTCGCCGAAGGCACGCCGATCTACCGCAGCGACCTGTCAGCCTCGTCCCGCCGGTTGCTGCGGCCCTACTTCCTGCTCACCAACAAGCCGGTGCTGGCGGTGGTCAACATCGGCGAGGACGACATCGAGCGGGTCGACGAGGTGGTCGCCCCGGTTGTCGCCGAGCTCGGCGAGCGGGCCGAGGTGATCGGCGCCTGCGTGCAGCTCGAAGCCGAGGCGGCGCTCATGGAACCCGACGAACGGCGCGAGGTGCTCGACGCGCTCGGCCTCGGCGAGGGCGCGCTTCCCCGGTTCGTGCGGGCCGCATACCACGCGCTGGGGTTGCGCACCTTCCTCACCACGGGCGAGAAGGAGACCAGGGCGTGGACGTTCCGGGCCGGTTCCAAGGCGCCCCAGGCCGCGGGCCGCATCCACACCGACTTCGAGCGTGGGTTCATCCGGGCCGAGGTCATCCACTGGGACGAACTGCTCGAGATCGGGTCGTGGTCCAAGGCCCGCGACGTGGGCAAGCTGCGGGTGGAAGGCAAGGACTACGAGGTCCAGGACGGTGATGTGGTGGAGATCCGCTTCAACGTCTGA
- the rsmA gene encoding 16S rRNA (adenine(1518)-N(6)/adenine(1519)-N(6))-dimethyltransferase RsmA: MAALRRSSALTHSPADIAAILQAHGLSPSRALGQNFVADPNTVRRIARLAEVGRGDHVVEIGAGLGSLTRALAETGAAVTAVEVDRHLVPVLREQVDTLGVEVIEGDAGDLDWAEVLGGASGWVLVANLPYNVATPLVLDLLDDVPAIERMLVMVQLEAGQRLAAGVGDPAYGIPSVKVAYWASAELVGRVPPSVFVPRPRVESVLVRIERRPVPAVEADPDRLFALVRAGFGQRRKMLRRSLAGLVEPGGFERAGVRPEARAEELSIEDWGRLAER; encoded by the coding sequence GTGGCCGCACTGCGGCGTTCATCTGCGCTGACCCACTCACCGGCCGACATCGCTGCGATCCTGCAGGCGCATGGGCTCTCGCCCAGCCGTGCCCTGGGTCAGAACTTCGTGGCCGATCCCAACACCGTCCGCCGGATCGCCCGACTCGCCGAGGTGGGTCGTGGCGACCACGTGGTCGAGATCGGGGCCGGTCTGGGATCGCTCACCCGGGCGCTGGCCGAGACCGGGGCCGCGGTCACCGCGGTCGAGGTGGACCGCCACCTGGTCCCGGTGCTGCGTGAGCAGGTCGATACCCTCGGGGTCGAGGTGATCGAGGGTGACGCCGGCGACCTCGACTGGGCCGAGGTGCTGGGCGGGGCCAGCGGGTGGGTGCTGGTGGCCAACCTGCCCTACAACGTGGCGACACCCCTGGTGCTCGATCTGCTCGACGACGTTCCGGCGATCGAGCGGATGCTGGTCATGGTCCAGCTCGAGGCGGGCCAGCGGCTGGCGGCCGGGGTCGGTGATCCGGCCTATGGCATCCCCTCGGTGAAGGTCGCCTACTGGGCCAGCGCCGAGCTGGTGGGTCGGGTGCCGCCGTCGGTGTTCGTGCCGCGCCCACGCGTCGAGTCGGTGCTGGTGCGCATCGAGCGGCGTCCCGTCCCCGCCGTCGAGGCGGACCCCGACCGGTTGTTCGCGCTGGTGCGGGCCGGGTTCGGGCAACGGCGCAAGATGCTTCGTCGGTCCCTGGCCGGGCTGGTCGAACCCGGGGGCTTCGAACGAGCTGGTGTGCGGCCCGAGGCCCGGGCCGAGGAGCTGTCGATCGAGGATTGGGGCCGGCTGGCCGAGCGCTAG
- a CDS encoding DUF192 domain-containing protein — MAWLVRDDEVLASLEIADGRRDRSRGLLGREGIEGAIYLTPCRSVHTFGMRFPIDVAFVDADLVVARIVSMRPGRITRPCWPARGAIEAEAGSFASWNLGIGDALEVRR, encoded by the coding sequence GTGGCGTGGTTGGTGCGAGACGACGAGGTGCTGGCATCGCTGGAGATCGCCGACGGGCGCCGCGACCGCTCGCGGGGACTGCTCGGTCGTGAGGGCATCGAGGGCGCGATCTATCTGACCCCGTGCCGTTCGGTGCACACCTTCGGCATGCGGTTCCCCATCGATGTGGCCTTCGTCGACGCCGATCTCGTCGTGGCGAGGATCGTCTCGATGCGGCCCGGTCGGATCACCCGGCCCTGCTGGCCGGCACGAGGGGCGATCGAGGCCGAGGCCGGGTCGTTCGCCTCGTGGAACCTCGGGATCGGCGACGCGCTGGAGGTGCGGCGGTGA
- the rsmI gene encoding 16S rRNA (cytidine(1402)-2'-O)-methyltransferase yields the protein MSAGRLVLVATPIGNLGDLAPRAIEALAAADAVACEDTRRTGRLLQHAGVAARTLITVNDHTEAARTRDVLARLDRGETVAVVTDAGMPGISDPGERLVRAAGGAGHVVEVVPGPSALVAGLVASGLPTGRFCFEGFLPRKGSARTARLTALAGERRTVVLYEAPHRLVRTIADLAEALGPTRRCALARELTKLHEEVWRGTLAGAIDHLAEVAPRGEYVVVVDGAPEPEPASDDEVRAELARLMAAGMSTRDASSEVATRFDVPRRRVYGIATSD from the coding sequence GTGAGCGCCGGTCGTCTCGTGCTCGTCGCCACCCCGATCGGCAACCTCGGCGACCTGGCGCCGCGTGCGATCGAGGCGCTCGCCGCCGCCGACGCCGTCGCATGTGAGGACACGCGCCGCACCGGGCGCTTGCTCCAGCACGCAGGTGTCGCTGCCAGGACGCTCATCACGGTCAACGACCACACCGAGGCCGCCCGGACCCGTGACGTCCTCGCCCGCCTCGATCGTGGTGAGACCGTCGCGGTGGTGACCGATGCGGGCATGCCGGGCATCTCGGACCCGGGCGAGCGGTTGGTGCGGGCCGCGGGCGGCGCGGGGCACGTGGTCGAGGTGGTGCCGGGACCGTCGGCTCTGGTCGCCGGCCTCGTGGCCAGCGGGTTGCCCACCGGACGGTTCTGCTTCGAGGGGTTCCTGCCCCGGAAGGGTTCGGCCCGCACCGCGCGCCTGACCGCACTGGCTGGTGAACGGCGCACCGTGGTGCTCTACGAGGCCCCGCACCGACTGGTCCGGACCATCGCCGACCTGGCCGAGGCCCTGGGCCCGACCCGACGTTGTGCGCTGGCCCGCGAGCTGACCAAGCTGCACGAGGAGGTGTGGCGCGGCACCCTGGCGGGTGCCATCGATCACCTGGCCGAGGTGGCGCCGCGTGGCGAGTACGTGGTGGTGGTCGACGGGGCCCCCGAGCCCGAGCCCGCGTCCGATGACGAGGTGCGGGCAGAGCTGGCGCGGCTCATGGCGGCCGGCATGTCGACCCGCGACGCGTCGAGCGAGGTCGCGACGCGGTTCGACGTTCCCCGCCGCCGGGTCTACGGCATCGCCACCTCTGACTGA
- a CDS encoding BMP family ABC transporter substrate-binding protein codes for MRTNSRGLRLLLALMAVFALVAVGCGDDGDGDGDDTAADGGDSDLRVGMVYDIGGRGDQSFNDAAARGLDQAADEFGIETQDLEPSGTGEDREELLRLLADEGYDLIIGVGFAFAEHMEAVSQDFPDTTFAIVDAVVDQPNVASLTFAEHEGSFLVGAAAALTSETGHIGFIGGVENPLIQKFEAGYVAGAQEVNPDITVDISYISQPPDFSGFNDPARANEIAASMYQDDADVVYHAAGGSGNGLFEAASDAGEQGEVWAIGVDSDQYEIVGEPLNQYILTSMLKQVDNAVYLTIESFVNGEDVSGQLVFDLESDGVGYSTSGGFIDDITGELDDYADQIIAGDIEVPDTP; via the coding sequence ATGCGCACCAACTCTCGGGGCCTCCGGCTCCTGCTTGCCCTGATGGCGGTGTTCGCCCTGGTCGCAGTCGGCTGCGGCGACGACGGCGATGGCGATGGCGACGACACCGCTGCCGATGGCGGCGACTCGGACCTGCGGGTCGGCATGGTCTATGACATCGGCGGCCGTGGCGACCAGTCGTTCAACGATGCCGCGGCCCGGGGCCTCGACCAGGCCGCCGACGAGTTCGGCATCGAGACCCAGGACCTGGAACCGAGCGGCACCGGCGAGGACCGCGAAGAGCTGCTGCGCCTGCTCGCCGACGAGGGCTACGACCTCATCATCGGTGTCGGGTTCGCCTTTGCCGAGCACATGGAGGCGGTGAGCCAGGACTTCCCCGACACCACCTTCGCCATCGTCGACGCCGTGGTCGACCAGCCCAACGTCGCCTCACTGACCTTCGCCGAACACGAGGGTTCGTTCCTGGTCGGCGCCGCGGCGGCACTGACCAGCGAGACGGGGCACATCGGCTTCATCGGCGGCGTCGAGAACCCGCTGATCCAGAAGTTCGAGGCGGGATATGTGGCCGGCGCCCAAGAGGTGAACCCCGACATCACCGTCGACATCAGCTACATCTCCCAGCCGCCGGACTTCTCGGGCTTCAACGACCCGGCCCGGGCCAACGAGATCGCGGCGTCGATGTACCAGGACGACGCCGATGTCGTGTACCACGCCGCCGGCGGATCGGGCAACGGCCTGTTCGAGGCGGCATCCGACGCCGGAGAGCAAGGTGAGGTGTGGGCGATCGGTGTCGACTCGGACCAGTACGAGATCGTCGGCGAGCCGCTCAACCAGTACATCCTCACCTCGATGCTCAAGCAGGTCGACAACGCGGTCTACCTCACCATCGAGTCGTTCGTGAACGGCGAGGACGTCTCCGGCCAGCTGGTGTTCGACCTCGAGTCCGACGGCGTCGGCTACTCGACCTCGGGCGGGTTCATCGACGACATCACCGGCGAGCTCGACGACTACGCCGACCAGATCATCGCCGGCGACATCGAGGTCCCCGACACCCCGTAG
- the gluQRS gene encoding tRNA glutamyl-Q(34) synthetase GluQRS translates to MAVGRFAPSPTGDLHLGNLRTALVAWLFARSARSRFLMRVEDLDDRVSNRAHEARQLADLAALGLDWDRPVVRQSERFEQYHETIRRLTDAGLTYECTCTRREIREAASAQHGEAPEGAYPGTCLRLSAAERAERAATGRPAAIRLRAQVREAEVVDRIHGTYRGLVDDVVLQRNDGTPAYNLAVVIDDADQGIEEVVRGDDLLPSTPRQLHIADLLGLPRPAHAHVPLVLGADGQRMAKRHGAVTLADRQALGESPKQVLSLLAASLGLAEPGEPVTPAELVARFDPTLLPREPWTFETDR, encoded by the coding sequence ATGGCCGTCGGTCGCTTCGCCCCCAGCCCCACCGGGGACCTCCACCTCGGCAACCTTCGCACCGCGCTGGTGGCCTGGCTGTTCGCACGATCGGCGCGCAGCCGGTTCCTGATGCGGGTCGAGGATCTCGACGACCGCGTGTCGAACCGAGCACACGAGGCCCGGCAACTCGCCGACCTGGCCGCGCTGGGACTCGACTGGGACAGACCCGTCGTGCGCCAGTCCGAGCGCTTCGAGCAGTACCACGAGACGATCCGCAGGCTCACCGACGCCGGTCTGACCTACGAGTGCACCTGCACCCGACGAGAGATCCGCGAGGCCGCCTCCGCACAGCACGGCGAGGCTCCCGAGGGTGCCTACCCAGGGACGTGCCTGCGCCTCAGCGCCGCCGAGCGCGCCGAGCGCGCCGCCACGGGGCGCCCTGCCGCGATCCGGCTGCGGGCCCAGGTGCGCGAGGCCGAGGTCGTCGACCGGATCCACGGCACCTACCGGGGTCTGGTCGACGACGTGGTCCTGCAGCGCAACGACGGCACCCCCGCCTACAACCTGGCGGTGGTGATCGACGACGCCGACCAGGGCATCGAAGAGGTGGTGCGGGGCGACGACCTGTTGCCTTCGACCCCCCGCCAGCTCCACATCGCCGACCTGTTGGGGCTGCCCCGGCCCGCCCACGCGCACGTCCCGCTGGTGCTGGGAGCCGATGGCCAGCGCATGGCCAAGCGCCACGGCGCGGTCACCCTCGCCGACCGTCAGGCTCTCGGGGAGTCACCGAAGCAGGTGCTGTCGCTGCTCGCGGCCTCGCTGGGGCTGGCCGAGCCGGGCGAGCCGGTCACCCCTGCCGAGCTGGTGGCACGTTTCGATCCGACGCTGCTCCCCCGCGAGCCGTGGACCTTCGAGACCGACCGCTGA